The following are encoded in a window of Spea bombifrons isolate aSpeBom1 chromosome 2, aSpeBom1.2.pri, whole genome shotgun sequence genomic DNA:
- the TXNDC9 gene encoding thioredoxin domain-containing protein 9, which produces MAGDASVGMFPKVMETQLLQTAKIMEEQLDAELEKLDKIDEDEMELLKERRLQALKKAQQQKQEWLSKGHGEYREIPSERDFFQEVKESKKVVCHFYRDSTLRSKILDKHLAILAKKHLETKFLKLNVEKAPFLCERLRIKVIPTLALVKDGKTKDYVVGFTDLGNTDEFSTETLEWRLGCSEIINYTGNLLEPPFETQKKQGSHFKKVDKKTIRGKTYDSDSDD; this is translated from the exons ATGGCTGGTGATGCTTCTGTGGGGATGTTTCCAAAAGTCATGGAGACTCAGTTACTCCAGACGGCCAAGATAATGGAGGAGCAGCTGGATGCCGAGCTGGAGAAGCTGGATAAGATTGATGAAGATGAGATGGAACTCCTGAAGGAAAGAAGGCTGCAAGCCCTGAAAAAAGCACAGCAACAAAAACAA GAATGGTTGTCAAAGGGTCATGGTGAATATCGAGAAATCCCCAGCGAGAGAGACTTTTTCCAGGAAgtgaaagaaagcaaaaaagttGTCTGCCATTTCTACAGAGATTCGACCTTGAG aAGTAAAATATTGGACAAACACCTGGCAATTTTGGCTAAGAAGCACCTTGAGACCAAGTTCCTGAAACTGAATGTTGAGAAAGCACCTTTCTTGTGTGAAAGACTACGCATAAAAGTCATTCCCACTCTGGCTTTGGTGAAAGATGGCAAAACAAAAGATTATGTTGTTGGTTTTACTGACCTGGGTAACACAGATGAATTCTCCACCGAGACTTTGGAGTGGAGACTCGGCTGTTCTGAAATTATTAATTACAC TGGAAATCTGTTGGAGCCACCCTTTGAGACCCAAAAGAAGCAAGGATCACATTTCAAAAAAGTGGACAAGAAGACTATAAGGGGAAAGACTTACGATTCAGATTCTGATGATTAG